The genomic DNA GCTTCTATAAGCACCATGATTGACCCTGGAAATCCCCTTTTTATCCATCCTTCTGACAGTCCTAGTGCTACTCTAGCTCCCATACCCTTCGATGGTGTAGGTTATCGTTCATGGCATCATAGTGTATTACGATCTCTATCAATTAAGAACAAATTAGGTTTTATCAATGGTGTGTGTAAGAAACCAATTTTACAAACATCTTCGAAATTGCGCC from Capsicum annuum cultivar UCD-10X-F1 unplaced genomic scaffold, UCD10Xv1.1 ctg59243, whole genome shotgun sequence includes the following:
- the LOC124893421 gene encoding uncharacterized protein LOC124893421; translated protein: MASTSETENPTVASISTMIDPGNPLFIHPSDSPSATLAPIPFDGVGYRSWHHSVLRSLSIKNKLGFINGVCKKPILQTSSKLRQWERCDDMVTAWILNSLAKDIANSV